In Cololabis saira isolate AMF1-May2022 chromosome 1, fColSai1.1, whole genome shotgun sequence, the following proteins share a genomic window:
- the rln3b gene encoding relaxin-3b — protein MWKAALLTLCLFVALVDRAQCNDGQPSFYGVKLCGREFIRAVIFTCGGSRWRRSIGESALFEEEALDPWSTNTIPQLTSKQDPAKPRPWNNQMLEEGSMTDGFSQSARSPVSDVVLGALRSTDRKGRDVVVGLSNSCCKWGCSKSEISSLC, from the exons ATGTGGAAGGCGGCACTTTTAACTTTATGCTTGTTTGTGGCACTGGTAGACAGGGCACAGTGCAATGATGGCCAGCCCTCCTTCTATGGGGTGAAACTGTGTGGAAGAGAATTCATACGTGCTGTCATCTTTACCTGTGGTGGTTCTCGCTGGAGGAGAAGCATAGGAGAATCAG CTCTTTTTGAAGAGGAAGCCCTTGACCCATGGAGCACAAACACCATCCCTCAACTTACCAGTAAGCAGGATCCTGCAAAGCCTCGTCCATGGAACAATCAAATGTTGGAGGAAGGGTCCATGACTGATGGATTCAGTCAGTCAGCTCGCTCACCTGTCTCAGATGTGGTGCTGGGGGCTCTTCGGAGCACAGATAGGAAAGGAAGGGATGTAGTTGTTGGACTGTCTAACTCTTGCTGCAAGTGGGGCTGCAGCAAGAGTGAGATCAGTTCTCTGTGCTGA